GAAATTTAGGGGTCTGCATTGAGCACTATGGTCCTGTCCTATAGAAGTCTTAAGGAGAAGACCTTGATTTAAAAGGAAGGTCCTAGTCTAGGGGTTCTTAGAGGAAAGCCCTATCCTGGAGCATCTGAAAAAGGAGCCATGGCTCTGTGTCAGAAGGTCTGAAAGTATAAGGCAGGGCATAACCTTTGGAACCCTGGTTCAAGGAGGGTCATTCTGAGTGGAGGGCATGTGAAACCCTCTCAAAGACCCAATGCAAAGGCACCCAACTCTAGAGTTGAAATCAGTTGTGACAGTGAAAGTTTCTTGATCGTGAAGGTGGGCCCAGATGGGTCCAGCCAGTTCAGCCTGGCTTAGCAGCTCTTTGCCTCCAGAATGACCTGGTTCAGACCATTGGTGTGAGCGCAGCACTGGGGGCAGCCGGCGTGGTGCTCTGGGGGGACCTGAGCTTCTCCAGTTCTAAGGTGATCATTATCCCCTTCCGCCTGTACATGCTGGGGCCCAGGATGGGGGAGAGGCCTTGTCAAGGATATGGAGCAAGAGCACCGACACATCCTTTCCTTCCGCCTCAGGAGAAGTGCTGGAGTCTCCATGACTACCTGGTGAGCACCCTAGGCCCCTATGTGATCAATGTGACCAGAGCAGCCACAGCCTGCAGTCTCCAGCAGTGCCATGGCCATGGGCGCTGTGCCTGGCAAAACCCAGGAAAAATGGAAGCCTTTCTGCACCTGCAGCCAGATGGCAGCCTTGGAGCTTGGGAGTCTTTCAGCTGTCGCTGTTACTGGGGCTGGACTGGCCCTACCTGCCAGGAGCCGAGGCCTGGGCCTAAGAAAGCAGTATAAAGCCAGGAGTCCCTGTTCCTACCTATTCTTGTCCCTGCTGCCACTTTCCTAGTCCTGGAGGAACCCCGCCTTTTGCTCTATTCAGCTTACAATCAATACATTCCCAAGCACACACTTTCGCTCCCACTTCCCTTGGGATCTCTGAGGGGTGGAAAGGGCCAGAAAAAACGCTTATAAAACCAAAGTCCTCTGAGATCATCTGACTCCTCATGACACAAAGCAGCCTCTGGCAAAGTCAGGGCTCCAACTGGTTAAGGGTTGCCAGCCCAGGGCTTTGTTCCTATACCTTAGTGGGTCCACAGAGAAGTCACAGGAGGGCCATCCACGGGCAGATGTtcccaagaaatttgggatatgGTCTCTAAATGCTAAGCTGTTATCTGCACTACGTTTTCATCATAAagtcactttttctttcattgtctgaaaGGGTCTGTTCTCCCTATAGGGTCCCAGA
This Marmota flaviventris isolate mMarFla1 chromosome 8, mMarFla1.hap1, whole genome shotgun sequence DNA region includes the following protein-coding sequences:
- the Hyal3 gene encoding hyaluronidase-3 isoform X5, whose amino-acid sequence is MLPPAHHQAFVRHRLEEAFRVARAGHTHPLPVLAYARLTLRKSGRFLSQNDLVQTIGVSAALGAAGVVLWGDLSFSSSKEKCWSLHDYLVSTLGPYVINVTRAATACSLQQCHGHGRCAWQNPGKMEAFLHLQPDGSLGAWESFSCRCYWGWTGPTCQEPRPGPKKAV
- the Hyal3 gene encoding hyaluronidase-3 isoform X3, whose amino-acid sequence is MQLGPVLMMGVALCLGLPPAHHQAFVRHRLEEAFRVARAGHTHPLPVLAYARLTLRKSGRFLSQNDLVQTIGVSAALGAAGVVLWGDLSFSSSKEKCWSLHDYLVSTLGPYVINVTRAATACSLQQCHGHGRCAWQNPGKMEAFLHLQPDGSLGAWESFSCRCYWGWTGPTCQEPRPGPKKAV
- the Hyal3 gene encoding hyaluronidase-3 isoform X4, whose amino-acid sequence is MERTLSTLLPPAHHQAFVRHRLEEAFRVARAGHTHPLPVLAYARLTLRKSGRFLSQNDLVQTIGVSAALGAAGVVLWGDLSFSSSKEKCWSLHDYLVSTLGPYVINVTRAATACSLQQCHGHGRCAWQNPGKMEAFLHLQPDGSLGAWESFSCRCYWGWTGPTCQEPRPGPKKAV